The sequence CGCTGCGTCCGCCTGAATCTCTTTCTTTATCATAGTATTAAGCTTGCGCTCTGATGCCAGCAATGCTTGTAACTGATCACGTTCTTTGGCTAATTCATCTTGTTCGCCGCGAATCTTCACCTCTTCCAGCTTGGCCAAATGGCGAAGTTTCAGTTCGAGGATCGCTTCAGCCTGCGTTTCAGAAATGGCAAAGTGCTGCATCAACAGCGGCTTTGGCTCATCTTCAGTGCGGATGATATGAATAACTTCATCGATATTCAGGAAGGCAATTAATAAGCCTTCCAAAATATGCAGCCGCTTCAGAACCTTTTCCAGACGGTAATTCAAGCGGTTACGGACGGTTTGGCGGCGGAATACCAGCCACTCGGTGAGGATCTCTAGCAGCCCTTTTACTGTCGGGCGATGATCCAGGCCGATCATATTCATGTTGATTCGATAGCTTCTTTCCAGATCCGTGGTGGCAAACAGATGGTTCATCACCTGATCCAGATCGACACGATTGGTACGGGGAACAATCACCAACCGAGTAGGGTTTTCGTGGTCAGATTCATCACGTAAATCCTCAACCATCGGTAATTTCTTGGCGCGCATCTGGCTGGCAATCTGCTCCAGCACCTTGGCACCGGAAACTTGATGCGGTAACGCAGTAATGACTGCACTACCATCCTCTTTCTTCCACAAGGCGCGCATACGAACAGAACCGCGGCCATTTTCGTAAATTTTACGAATCTCATTACGTGGCGTAATGATCTCGGCTTCCGTCGGGAAATCAGGCCCTTGCACAAATTCCAGCAACTCTTCGAGCGAGGTCGCAGGTTTATCAATCAGCGCAATCACCGCCTGAGCAATTTCGCGCACATTATGTGGCGGAATATCAGTTGCCATCCCCACGGCAATACCGGTGGTGCCGTTGAGCAGAATATTCGGCAGGCGCGCCGGCAGCATTTTCGGCTCCTGCATGGTGCCATCAAAGTTTGGCACCCAGTCAACCGTACCTTGGCCTAACTCACCCAGCAGCACTTCGGCATATTTGGACAAGCGGGATTCGGTGTAACGCATCGCCGCAAACGACTTAGGATCATCCGGCGCCCCCCAGTTCCCTTGCCCATCCACCAGCGGGTAGCGGTAAGAGAATGGCTGCGCCATCAGTACCATGGCTTCATAGCAAGCACTGTCGCCATGGGGATGATATTTACCCAGTACGTCACCCACGGTACGGGCGGATTTCTTGAATTTAGCGCTATTGCTCAGCCCCAGTTCAGACATCGCGTAGACGATGCGCCGTTGCACTGGTTTCAAACCATCGCCGATAAATGGCAACGCCCGATCCATGATGACGTACATGGAGTAGTTCAGATAGGCGTTTTCAGTAAAGGTGTGCAGCGGTAAGCGCTCTGCACCGTCATGAGTCAAATCACTCATTACTCAAATATCCTCAGACTCTGGAATGGCGATCACTGGGCGTCAGCGGATCGGCACCGCAAGTTTATTGTCGATTTCTGCCCGCGATAGTACCTCATCTGCGGGGTGACTGTCACAACCCACAGAGAATCTCGATCTTTCCCTCTGAGCAGGGCAAATTTCGGCTTCTGCAAACAACCAAAAAGGTACTAATCATCCTTAATCCATCCCTTTTGTTGCTTGCTGAGCAAGAGTGTTGTGCACTACTGCGCATTTTTCTCTGGCGTGGTAACCGTTAGCATACTCAGTATTCCGGCTTGGCTACTCTCTTGTGCAACTAACAAGATGTAAACAAGCCCCCGCTTTACAAGGATTATATCAATGAGTAACGTATTAATTATTAACGCAATGAAAGAATTTGCGCACTCCACCGGCGCACTTAATCTCACTCTCACTAACGTCGCTACCGAATTTCTACAGGAAAGCGGTCATCAGGTTAAAATCACCACAGTTGACCAAGGCTATGATATTGAAAGTGAAATTGAAAATTATCTGTGGGCTGATACCGTTATTTACCAAATGCCAGCCTGGTGGATGGGCGAGCCATGGATTTTGAAAAAATATATTGATGAAGTCTTTACCTTTGGTCATGGCCGTTTGTATCAAAGTGATGGCCGTACCCGCTCCGATGCCACTAAAGGCTACGGTTCTGGCGGTTTAATTCAGGGTAAAACTTACATGCTTTCAGTGACCTGGAATGCTCCAGTTGAAGCCTTTACTGATCCTACCCAGTTCTTCGAGGGTGTCGGTGTTGATGGTGTTTATCTGCATTTTCATAAAGCAAATCAATTCCTTGGCATGGAACCATTGCCGACATTTATGTGTAATGACGTGATAAAGCAGCCTGATATCGAAGGTGATATTAGCCGTTACCGTCAGCATTTAGCCGCACATTTTAACGGTCAGACCGCTTAATTTCACACCGTAACGCAATTTGGGGCAGCAATGATTACTGTTTTTGCAGAAATAAAAGTCAAACCGGGACGCTGTTACCTGCGGTGTTGGCTGAGAAGGGTTGTAGCGGCTATCGACCGATGAGTGACGTGCCCACCCAGCTCGACTGGCAGAAAAAATCGCCAGACTCCATTTTTATGCTGGAAAAGTGGCAGAGCGTTCACCATTTGGAATTACATTTGCAGATGGAACATATGCAGCAGCATCGTGAAAGAATCAAGGATGATGTGTTGGATGTGAATATTCACATCCTCGATAACGCTTAGCCTTCTTACTTGAAGTTGCAGCTGTGTTAGCCGCCATCCCGCAGCCAACTACTCCCCCGCAACTTAATCTGCTCACTGACATAGTCCAGAAAGCAGGTTATCCGCGCGGCAAGTTGTGTATTGCGATAATAAACGGCATTGATGGGCTGCCAGGTTTCCAAAATTTGGTCGGCCATCACCTCAACTAAGCGCCCCGCCAGTTGATCCTCGCGGGTCATAAAATCAGATAATTCAACGATCCCTTCCCCCTGCAAGGCCAATAAGCGCAGCGTTTCACCACTGGATGCGGCGAGATTGGGGATGATTGACCCACGCCCTGCCGGCAAATGGGGCAGCGACCACTGATTCAGGGATTCTGGCTGAGTAAAGCCCAGCAGACTGTGGTTCGCCAACTCATCAATACTCTGTGGGGTGCCGTGGCGCTGGAGATAATCTGGGCTGGCAAGGATTCGCACCCGACTGGCACCGAGCAAGCGCGCATGGATCGTCGAGTCGCGCAACGTGCCGATACGGATGGCAATATCGGTGCGCTGCTCAAGTAAATCGATATTAAGATCGTCGGTATTTAGCTCGAGATTGATTTGTGGATAGAGCGCCCGAAAACCGGTGATCATTGGCACAATGACGTGCTGCATAAAAGGTGCAGCCGCATTCACCCGCAGCCGCCCCGCCGGTTTTAACCGCCGCAGGGCAATCTGCTCTTCGGCATCATCTACCGCGCCGATAATCTGCCGCGCATGACTGAGGAACAACTCGCCCTCTTCAGTCAGTTCCAGCCGCCGCGTGGTGCGACGCAGTAGCGTAGTCGCCAGCTTTTTCTCCAACCGACTCAAGGCCCGACTGATACCGGAGGTGGTTTGGCTGCGCTGCTCTGCGGCTGCCGTAATCGAGCCGCAGTCGACCACCGAGGTAAACGCCTGCAACTCCTCTAACGTCACTTTCATCGATTTTGCCCCATCATCAATCACACCTCGATTTCAGCCGTATCCCCTTTCTCTTGCAGCCAATTGCGGCGATCTTCGGAGCGCTTCTTCGCCAGCAACATATCCATCATTGCCATCGTCTTATCAATATCATCATCGTCAATGGTCAATTGGACCAAACGACGGGTATTTGGATCAAGGGTGGTTTCACGCAACTGCAACGGATTCATTTCACCCAAGCCTTTGAAGCGCTGAACATTAGGTTTGCCGCGTTTACGTTTTAGTTGTTCCAGCACGCCGGCTTTCTCTTCTTCATCCAAGGCGTAGAACACCTCTTTACCCAAATCGATGCGATACAGTGGCGGCATCGCCACATAAACGTGGCCATTGCGCACTAATGCACGGAAGTGGCGCACAAACAGTGCACAGAGCAAAGTAGCAATATGCAAACCATCGGAGTCCGCATCCGCGAGGATACAAATTTTACCGTAACGGAGTTGGCTCAAATCTTCGCTGTCGGGATCGATACCAATCGCCACTGAGATATCGTGCACTTCCTGCGAAGCCAGCACTTCATCTGACGACACCTCCCAGGTGTTCAGGATCTTGCCTTTTAGCGGCATGATGGCCTGATATTCACGATCACGGGCCTGTTTGGCCGAGCCACCTGCGGAATCCCCTTCCACCAAAAACAGCTCGGTCATGCTCAAGTCCTGCGACGTACAGTCCGCCAGCTTGCCGGGTAAGGCGGGGCCACTGGTCAGTTTCTTACGCACCACTTTTTTCGCCGCACGCATCCGGCGCTGAGCACTGGAGATCGCCAGTTCAGCCAGCTGTTCTGCCGCCTGCACGTTTTGATTCAGCCACAAGCTGAAAGCATCTTTGACCACGCCGGATACAAAGGCCGCGCACTGACGTGAGGAGAGTCGCTCTTTCGTCTGGCCGGCAAATTGTGGGTCCTGCATTTTCACTGACAACACGTAAGCACAGCGCTCCCAGATGTCGTCTGCCGAGAGTTTGACACCGCGCGGCAGAATATTGCGGTATTCGCAGAAATCACGCATCGCATCAAGCAAGCC comes from Yersinia bercovieri ATCC 43970 and encodes:
- a CDS encoding LysR substrate-binding domain-containing protein is translated as MKVTLEELQAFTSVVDCGSITAAAEQRSQTTSGISRALSRLEKKLATTLLRRTTRRLELTEEGELFLSHARQIIGAVDDAEEQIALRRLKPAGRLRVNAAAPFMQHVIVPMITGFRALYPQINLELNTDDLNIDLLEQRTDIAIRIGTLRDSTIHARLLGASRVRILASPDYLQRHGTPQSIDELANHSLLGFTQPESLNQWSLPHLPAGRGSIIPNLAASSGETLRLLALQGEGIVELSDFMTREDQLAGRLVEVMADQILETWQPINAVYYRNTQLAARITCFLDYVSEQIKLRGSSWLRDGG
- the parC gene encoding DNA topoisomerase IV subunit A, encoding MSDLTHDGAERLPLHTFTENAYLNYSMYVIMDRALPFIGDGLKPVQRRIVYAMSELGLSNSAKFKKSARTVGDVLGKYHPHGDSACYEAMVLMAQPFSYRYPLVDGQGNWGAPDDPKSFAAMRYTESRLSKYAEVLLGELGQGTVDWVPNFDGTMQEPKMLPARLPNILLNGTTGIAVGMATDIPPHNVREIAQAVIALIDKPATSLEELLEFVQGPDFPTEAEIITPRNEIRKIYENGRGSVRMRALWKKEDGSAVITALPHQVSGAKVLEQIASQMRAKKLPMVEDLRDESDHENPTRLVIVPRTNRVDLDQVMNHLFATTDLERSYRINMNMIGLDHRPTVKGLLEILTEWLVFRRQTVRNRLNYRLEKVLKRLHILEGLLIAFLNIDEVIHIIRTEDEPKPLLMQHFAISETQAEAILELKLRHLAKLEEVKIRGEQDELAKERDQLQALLASERKLNTMIKKEIQADAAAYGDDRRSPLTERAEAKAMSDHDIVPSEPVTIVLSEMGWVRSAKGHDIDPSGLSYKAGDSFRAAARGMSNQPVVFIDSTGRSYALDPLTLPSARGQGEPLTGKLTPPPGATIEQVLMAPDDQKLLMASDAGYGFVCTFNDLVAKNRAGKTMITLPENAKALPPLEIYGPDDMLLSITAAGRMLMFPVADLPELSKGKGNKIVSIPSAQAAAGEDRLAWLFVLPPQTSVTLHFGKRKLTLRPEDLQKFRAERGRKGSPLPRGLQRIDRVEIDAPARVIPTDSEA
- a CDS encoding NAD(P)H-dependent oxidoreductase, producing MSNVLIINAMKEFAHSTGALNLTLTNVATEFLQESGHQVKITTVDQGYDIESEIENYLWADTVIYQMPAWWMGEPWILKKYIDEVFTFGHGRLYQSDGRTRSDATKGYGSGGLIQGKTYMLSVTWNAPVEAFTDPTQFFEGVGVDGVYLHFHKANQFLGMEPLPTFMCNDVIKQPDIEGDISRYRQHLAAHFNGQTA
- the parE gene encoding DNA topoisomerase IV subunit B, giving the protein MTESSYNADAIEVLSGLEPVRRRPGMYTDTTRPNHLGQEVIDNSVDEALAGHARRIDVILHADQSLEVIDDGRGMPVDIHPEEGVPAVELILCRLHAGGKFSNKNYQFSGGLHGVGISVVNALSKRVEVTVRRDGQIYSIAFENGDKVQDLQVIGTCGKRNTGTSVHFWPDVSFFDSPRFSVSRLSHLLKAKAVLCPGVEIVFKDLVNNTEQRWCYADGLTDYLMEAVDGLITLPEAPFVGSFAGDTEAIDWALLWLPEGGELLTESYVNLIPTMQGGTHVNGLRQGLLDAMRDFCEYRNILPRGVKLSADDIWERCAYVLSVKMQDPQFAGQTKERLSSRQCAAFVSGVVKDAFSLWLNQNVQAAEQLAELAISSAQRRMRAAKKVVRKKLTSGPALPGKLADCTSQDLSMTELFLVEGDSAGGSAKQARDREYQAIMPLKGKILNTWEVSSDEVLASQEVHDISVAIGIDPDSEDLSQLRYGKICILADADSDGLHIATLLCALFVRHFRALVRNGHVYVAMPPLYRIDLGKEVFYALDEEEKAGVLEQLKRKRGKPNVQRFKGLGEMNPLQLRETTLDPNTRRLVQLTIDDDDIDKTMAMMDMLLAKKRSEDRRNWLQEKGDTAEIEV